In Pseudobacter ginsenosidimutans, the following are encoded in one genomic region:
- a CDS encoding NAD(P)-dependent oxidoreductase produces the protein MKLAIIGASGFVGSHLLQEALDRGHKVTAIVRNPEKIKLHHPHLTIKGCDVMDEAALAPLLAGSDVVISAYNSGWTNPNIYADFMQGSRSILEATKEAGVPRIIVIGGAGSLEIKPGLQLVDSPGFPDAYKGGATAARDFLNELKKENDLDWTFLSPAIEMNHTLKIGRTGQYRTGTDQPVFNNEKHSIISVEDLCMAVIDEVEKQQFSRKRFTVGY, from the coding sequence ATGAAACTTGCGATCATCGGCGCATCAGGTTTTGTTGGCAGTCATTTATTGCAGGAGGCCCTGGACCGTGGCCATAAAGTAACGGCCATCGTACGAAACCCGGAAAAGATCAAACTACATCATCCCCATCTCACCATCAAAGGTTGTGATGTAATGGACGAAGCTGCACTCGCTCCCCTGCTGGCAGGAAGCGATGTGGTGATCAGCGCTTACAATAGTGGCTGGACCAATCCCAATATCTATGCGGATTTCATGCAAGGGTCCAGGTCTATTCTGGAGGCCACCAAAGAAGCAGGTGTACCACGCATCATCGTGATCGGTGGCGCAGGCAGCCTGGAGATCAAACCAGGATTGCAGCTGGTTGACAGTCCCGGTTTCCCCGACGCTTACAAAGGCGGCGCCACAGCAGCAAGGGATTTCCTGAATGAGCTGAAGAAGGAAAATGATCTGGACTGGACATTCCTGAGTCCGGCTATCGAAATGAACCACACCCTAAAGATCGGTCGCACGGGACAGTACAGAACCGGTACAGACCAGCCTGTATTCAACAATGAGAAACACAGCATCATCAGTGTGGAAGATCTCTGTATGGCCGTGATAGATGAAGTAGAGAAACAACAGTTCTCCCGCAAACGTTTTACAGTTGGCTATTGA
- a CDS encoding DEAD/DEAH box helicase, giving the protein MAMKDELKTVLLLCPQRMLEDHQVLESLHIVKNAKGTTFINKELDATELKVNYDQLPKPARELLQQFSKANINATIGQVKQRYTIKRAGIAYEPFYRNAMLRELHGTLETLKPFAILSKWFHKVKTEKGNYRTGPCVFSVYKPQLQFEVVKEPAGLELRTTIVLNNQAYPLQEFTRFHFLLESRNEYYLLAYKDFQTLEWLEQQKPSQYSKDPQGLAREILGKLEEDYPVNRNELFEQKAIDVAPVNRVMLSELSNAFLMLTPQWLYDGFLIEGPFKESVEFNRHGEVYRINRNKEAETQFTQLLESMHPLFSKQMNGYFYLAFAEAQKKQWFLKAYHKLLELNIELTGMDMLQHFRYSQHKPETLMNVLREEEHFLIMEVKVSFGDEAIPLEELQKILLAGQRTIMLKDGSFGILDDEWLQQFGAIFKHGKLNKKEMKVSKWMAFGEQRNGETVQALKPVLADGWRQRWVKWQEPDSTLYPVPAAVNATLRPYQQKGFEWMQLLAEAGAGACLADDMGLGKTLQTICFLAHQLQVNPEAVHIIIAPSSLIYNWQSELLKFAPGISTWVYHGSDRDISTLQNAQSQVVITSYGTIRSDIDHLGNKQFGVVVLDESHNIKNPAAQITKAVARLQCASRIALSGTPVMNNTFDLYAQLDFLLPGIFGSREFFKREYADPIDRFHDEGKIQGLQKLTAPFILRRTKNQVAKDLPEKTEIVMWCEMGTAQKALYDSIRDNIRSSLFLNIQSEGLNKSKLAVLQGMLKLRQLCNSPLLLPSEDRTCTDAVKTEMLMDELSNNLKDQKVLVFSQFTSMLDLLAEACREKGINFFHFDGSTPPAKRAEMVEAFQTEGNTTNVFLISLKAGNAGLNLTAASYVFLVDPWWNTAVQQQAIDRTHRIGQTKNIFAYKMICKDTIEEKIIQLQQRKKQLAEDLVSEDEGFVKALTEDDIQFLFS; this is encoded by the coding sequence ATGGCAATGAAAGATGAGCTGAAGACCGTTCTGTTATTATGTCCTCAAAGAATGCTGGAAGACCACCAGGTGCTGGAAAGCCTCCACATAGTGAAGAATGCCAAGGGCACTACCTTCATCAACAAGGAACTGGATGCCACAGAACTGAAGGTGAACTATGATCAATTGCCGAAACCTGCGCGTGAGCTCCTGCAGCAGTTCTCCAAAGCGAATATCAATGCCACTATCGGGCAGGTGAAACAACGCTATACCATCAAGCGTGCCGGCATCGCTTACGAACCTTTCTACCGCAATGCGATGCTCCGCGAGCTGCATGGCACCCTGGAAACACTGAAGCCATTCGCCATCCTGAGTAAATGGTTCCATAAAGTGAAAACAGAAAAAGGGAACTACCGCACAGGCCCCTGTGTATTCAGCGTGTACAAACCACAACTGCAGTTTGAAGTGGTGAAAGAGCCGGCAGGATTGGAATTGCGCACCACCATCGTACTGAATAACCAGGCCTACCCTCTCCAGGAATTTACAAGATTCCACTTTTTGCTGGAAAGCCGTAACGAATACTACCTGCTCGCCTACAAGGATTTTCAAACGCTCGAATGGCTGGAACAACAAAAGCCATCACAATATAGTAAAGACCCGCAGGGCCTGGCGCGCGAGATACTTGGCAAGCTGGAGGAGGATTATCCGGTTAACCGGAATGAGCTGTTCGAACAGAAGGCCATCGATGTGGCACCCGTGAACCGTGTGATGCTCAGCGAGCTCAGCAATGCCTTTCTCATGCTCACGCCGCAATGGCTCTATGATGGTTTCCTCATTGAGGGACCATTCAAAGAAAGTGTGGAATTCAACCGTCATGGTGAAGTGTACCGCATCAACCGCAACAAGGAAGCGGAAACACAGTTCACGCAATTACTGGAAAGCATGCACCCGCTGTTCAGCAAACAGATGAATGGTTACTTCTATCTCGCTTTTGCGGAAGCTCAGAAAAAGCAATGGTTCCTGAAAGCCTATCATAAATTACTCGAGCTCAATATCGAGCTAACGGGAATGGATATGCTCCAGCATTTCCGTTACTCGCAGCATAAGCCGGAAACCCTGATGAATGTGCTGCGCGAAGAAGAACATTTCCTGATCATGGAAGTGAAAGTGTCTTTCGGCGATGAAGCGATCCCGCTGGAAGAATTACAGAAAATATTACTGGCCGGTCAGCGCACCATCATGCTGAAAGACGGCTCCTTCGGAATCCTGGATGATGAATGGCTGCAGCAGTTCGGCGCCATCTTCAAACATGGAAAACTGAACAAGAAGGAAATGAAGGTCAGCAAATGGATGGCCTTCGGCGAGCAACGCAATGGCGAAACGGTGCAGGCCCTCAAACCCGTGCTGGCAGATGGCTGGCGGCAACGCTGGGTCAAATGGCAGGAACCCGATTCCACGCTCTATCCCGTTCCCGCTGCCGTGAACGCCACACTCCGCCCTTATCAGCAGAAAGGTTTCGAATGGATGCAATTGCTGGCAGAAGCAGGTGCCGGGGCTTGTCTTGCAGATGATATGGGTCTTGGTAAAACGCTTCAGACCATCTGCTTCCTTGCACATCAGTTGCAGGTGAATCCCGAAGCAGTGCATATCATTATCGCACCTTCATCACTGATCTATAACTGGCAATCGGAGCTGCTGAAATTTGCGCCGGGTATCAGCACCTGGGTGTATCATGGCAGCGACCGCGACATCAGTACTCTTCAGAACGCGCAAAGCCAGGTGGTGATCACCAGTTATGGCACTATCCGTTCAGATATCGATCATCTCGGCAATAAACAGTTCGGCGTGGTGGTGCTGGACGAAAGTCATAATATCAAGAACCCCGCCGCACAGATCACCAAAGCGGTGGCCAGGCTGCAATGCGCATCCCGCATCGCTTTGAGCGGCACACCGGTGATGAACAATACATTCGATCTCTATGCGCAGCTCGATTTCCTCCTGCCTGGCATCTTCGGCAGCCGGGAATTCTTCAAGCGCGAATACGCAGATCCCATCGATCGTTTTCATGATGAGGGAAAGATCCAGGGACTGCAAAAACTCACTGCGCCCTTCATACTTCGCAGAACAAAGAACCAGGTGGCCAAAGACCTCCCGGAAAAAACGGAAATAGTGATGTGGTGCGAAATGGGCACTGCACAAAAAGCGCTGTACGACAGTATCCGCGACAATATCCGCAGCAGTCTCTTCCTCAATATCCAAAGCGAAGGCCTCAACAAAAGCAAGCTCGCCGTATTGCAGGGCATGCTTAAACTGCGGCAGCTTTGCAACTCACCGCTTCTTCTGCCATCGGAAGACCGCACCTGCACTGATGCAGTGAAAACGGAAATGCTGATGGATGAGCTCAGCAATAACCTGAAAGACCAGAAGGTGCTGGTATTCTCTCAATTCACCAGCATGCTGGATCTCCTGGCTGAAGCCTGCCGTGAAAAGGGCATCAACTTCTTCCATTTCGATGGGTCCACTCCGCCCGCCAAAAGAGCGGAGATGGTGGAAGCATTCCAGACAGAAGGCAATACCACCAACGTTTTCCTCATCAGCCTGAAAGCAGGCAATGCCGGTCTGAACCTCACGGCTGCCAGTTATGTATTCCTGGTAGACCCCTGGTGGAATACAGCCGTGCAGCAACAGGCCATCGACCGAACTCACCGTATCGGGCAAACGAAGAACATCTTCGCTTACAAAATGATCTGTAAAGACACGATCGAAGAAAAGATCATTCAACTGCAGCAACGTAAAAAACAACTGGCGGAAGACCTGGTATCGGAAGACGAAGGCTTTGTAAAAGCACTCACGGAGGATGATATCCAGTTCCTGTTCAGTTAA
- a CDS encoding TetR/AcrR family transcriptional regulator, whose product MRTRDENKVLAIREKAIDLMVEEGLEGFSIQKLAKAAGVSPATIYIYYKDREDLIIQLSIELTNTLLEYSLRDFDPAMSFSDGLKLQWKNRVAHFMKFPKHVEFIEHIRYSPLYEQVRAHMIVQFGEAMGAFVHNAIRNKQLNKLPFEVYWAVAFAPLYQLMKFHSQGRSHKSEHFALNNKLLMQTCELVIKGLTP is encoded by the coding sequence ATGCGGACCCGCGACGAAAATAAAGTACTTGCCATCAGGGAAAAGGCCATAGACCTGATGGTGGAGGAAGGTCTTGAAGGCTTCAGTATCCAGAAGCTGGCAAAGGCTGCGGGGGTCTCGCCTGCCACGATCTATATCTATTACAAAGACAGGGAAGACCTGATCATCCAGTTGAGTATCGAACTTACCAATACATTACTGGAATACAGTTTGCGTGATTTTGATCCGGCGATGAGTTTTTCGGATGGATTGAAGCTGCAGTGGAAGAACCGGGTGGCGCATTTCATGAAATTTCCCAAGCATGTGGAATTCATCGAGCATATCCGGTATTCTCCTTTGTACGAGCAGGTGCGTGCGCATATGATAGTTCAGTTCGGTGAAGCGATGGGGGCTTTCGTGCACAACGCCATCCGCAACAAACAATTGAATAAGCTGCCATTTGAAGTGTACTGGGCTGTGGCTTTTGCGCCTTTGTACCAACTGATGAAATTCCATTCCCAGGGCAGAAGCCATAAAAGTGAACATTTCGCCCTGAATAACAAACTCCTGATGCAAACCTGCGAACTGGTGATCAAAGGCCTTACACCATAG
- a CDS encoding MFS transporter: MTTIASSEQKKVFSSYQVFMIAILAILQFTIIVDFMVLSPLGAILMPKLGLTTKQFGLVVSGYAISAGISGILAAGFADKFDRKKMLVFFYTGFIIGTLLCALSPNFEFLLMARIVTGLFGGVIGSVSFAIVTDIFAVNVRGRVMGFVQMALSASQVMGVPIGLYLATHLSWHAPFWMLVILCSIVLVLIIRFMQPVTGHLVAKHTSNPFKHLMATVSNRQYLLAFATTTLLATGGFMLMPFSAAFSKGNLGLSLDQITLLYMVTGACSMVIGPFVGKVSDKIGKYPIFVIGSFLTITMVLIYCNLGITPLGYLMIINVVMFTGITSRMIASSALLTVVPDMQDRGAFMSINSSVQQISGGIGAFIAGLIVVETPTHKILHYDTLGYVVVCTSLITIGMMFLLNRMVKRIMESRAIAK, from the coding sequence ATGACAACCATTGCCTCTTCAGAACAGAAGAAAGTTTTCAGTTCGTACCAGGTTTTCATGATTGCGATACTGGCCATCCTCCAGTTCACGATCATCGTTGACTTTATGGTACTAAGTCCGCTCGGCGCCATTCTGATGCCGAAGCTGGGGCTCACCACAAAGCAGTTTGGACTTGTGGTATCGGGCTATGCCATCAGTGCCGGTATTTCCGGGATCCTGGCAGCAGGCTTTGCAGACAAATTCGACAGAAAAAAAATGCTGGTGTTCTTTTACACCGGTTTTATCATCGGTACACTCTTATGTGCGCTTTCCCCCAATTTTGAATTCCTGCTGATGGCGCGGATCGTTACAGGATTGTTTGGCGGCGTGATCGGCTCTGTCAGCTTTGCCATCGTTACGGATATCTTCGCAGTGAATGTTAGGGGCAGAGTGATGGGCTTTGTGCAGATGGCATTATCGGCAAGCCAGGTAATGGGCGTGCCGATCGGATTGTACCTGGCCACGCATCTCAGCTGGCATGCGCCTTTCTGGATGCTGGTGATCCTTTGTTCCATCGTGCTGGTGCTGATCATTCGTTTTATGCAGCCTGTTACCGGGCACCTGGTGGCAAAGCATACAAGTAATCCTTTCAAACACCTGATGGCAACGGTTTCCAACAGGCAGTACCTGCTGGCTTTCGCCACAACAACACTGCTGGCAACAGGAGGTTTTATGCTGATGCCATTCAGCGCGGCATTCAGCAAAGGTAACCTCGGGCTGAGTCTTGATCAGATTACGCTGCTTTACATGGTTACCGGCGCTTGCAGTATGGTGATCGGTCCCTTTGTAGGAAAGGTGAGTGATAAGATCGGCAAGTATCCCATTTTCGTGATCGGTTCTTTCCTGACCATTACGATGGTGCTGATCTATTGCAACCTGGGCATTACACCACTGGGCTACCTGATGATCATCAATGTTGTGATGTTCACCGGAATCACTTCGCGCATGATCGCCAGCTCAGCTTTGCTGACAGTTGTTCCCGATATGCAGGACAGGGGCGCTTTCATGAGCATCAACTCTTCCGTGCAGCAGATCTCAGGTGGCATCGGTGCTTTCATTGCAGGGCTGATAGTGGTGGAAACGCCAACGCATAAGATCCTCCACTATGATACGCTTGGATATGTAGTGGTCTGCACCAGTCTGATCACAATCGGTATGATGTTCCTCCTGAACAGGATGGTCAAACGTATTATGGAAAGCAGGGCGATAGCGAAATAA
- a CDS encoding gluzincin family metallopeptidase, giving the protein MRTNGLFLPLLILCCIGFSTIQAQNLYMPADIRKAYEKGTRSKDGMPGKNYWQNKARYNIEIIANPPDRNIRGSEEIVYINSSPDTIRKPELKIFVNSHRPTVPREKDYSPDYNTTGVKIESLLINGKPYTGSLESLEYTSNSLNLATPLMPGDSMRLSIKWQYPFPCRATGKEPSIQPLSSSLISIRVSPYMMITMDGTDRTSQKDMNSIAISTTIPSP; this is encoded by the coding sequence ATGAGAACGAATGGCTTATTCCTGCCCCTGCTGATCCTTTGCTGCATTGGCTTCAGTACTATCCAGGCGCAAAATCTTTACATGCCTGCGGATATCCGCAAGGCATACGAAAAAGGCACCCGCTCCAAAGATGGTATGCCCGGAAAAAATTACTGGCAGAACAAAGCGCGATACAATATCGAGATCATCGCCAATCCTCCTGACAGGAATATCAGAGGTTCGGAAGAGATCGTATACATCAATAGCAGTCCGGATACCATCCGTAAACCCGAGCTCAAGATCTTTGTCAATTCCCACAGGCCAACCGTGCCGCGTGAAAAGGATTACTCGCCGGACTACAATACCACCGGTGTGAAGATCGAATCACTGCTGATCAACGGGAAGCCCTATACAGGCTCGCTGGAAAGCCTTGAATATACTTCCAACTCACTCAACCTGGCAACGCCTTTGATGCCCGGGGATTCAATGCGATTATCGATCAAATGGCAATATCCCTTTCCGTGCAGAGCGACAGGGAAGGAGCCATCGATCCAACCACTTTCTTCCTCGCTTATTTCTATCCGCGTATCGCCGTATATGATGATTACAATGGATGGGACAGACAGGACTTCACAGAAGGACATGAATTCTATAGCGATTTCAACGACTATACCGTCACCGTAA
- a CDS encoding M1 family aminopeptidase: MGINETRFGFMDEGWATLFEYLSGPPFYGQEMADELFKGFRVTGWTKDRSGDMDIPIITPGTSLTGKALGNNQYGKAALAYLALKDLLGDAQFRKCLHAYMDRWHGKHPIPWDFFYTFNNVNEKSLDWFWQNWFFSTNYMDLELTQVIRKPKGSEVHISNPGGMAIPFDLIVTYVDGSVEKRHLTPAIWEADNKRIVLTVNNKKAVKSALIDGGVFLDANPANNSYTAQ; the protein is encoded by the coding sequence ATGGGCATCAATGAAACCCGGTTCGGGTTCATGGACGAAGGATGGGCTACCTTGTTCGAATATCTTTCCGGTCCTCCTTTCTATGGACAGGAGATGGCCGATGAATTGTTCAAAGGATTCCGTGTGACGGGCTGGACAAAGGACCGCTCCGGCGATATGGATATCCCCATCATCACACCAGGCACTTCGCTCACGGGCAAAGCACTTGGCAATAACCAATACGGCAAGGCCGCACTGGCCTATCTCGCCCTGAAAGATCTCCTCGGCGATGCGCAATTCAGAAAATGCCTGCATGCTTACATGGATCGCTGGCATGGCAAACATCCCATCCCCTGGGATTTCTTCTACACTTTCAATAATGTGAATGAAAAGAGCCTCGACTGGTTCTGGCAGAACTGGTTCTTCTCCACCAATTATATGGACCTGGAGCTGACACAGGTGATCAGGAAACCCAAAGGATCGGAAGTGCATATCAGCAATCCCGGCGGAATGGCCATTCCATTCGATTTGATCGTTACTTATGTGGATGGCAGCGTTGAAAAACGACACCTCACGCCGGCGATCTGGGAAGCAGATAATAAGCGGATAGTCCTCACCGTTAACAACAAGAAAGCCGTGAAGTCGGCCCTGATCGACGGCGGCGTTTTCCTGGATGCCAATCCGGCCAATAATAGTTACACAGCTCAATAA
- the purU gene encoding formyltetrahydrofolate deformylase has translation MIILIQCRDQVGLVAAISGVLAAEQLNIVSLREHVDKQANLFFMRVVAEQEREVEGLEQQLLRVLPSDAVVKVNPQPEKKIVVLVTKEYHCLADILIRDYFQSLGAQVQAVIGHYDTLEDICRRFDIPYHKIEAPSSARVLFEQQLEDLVEQYAPDYIVLAKFMRILSPEFVAKYPMRIINIHHSFLPAFAGAHPYKQAFERGVKLIGATAHFVTDQLDEGPIVSQQIIPVNHSATTADMVKAGKEIETAVLARGLRLVLEDRVFVYGNKTVVFD, from the coding sequence ATGATCATCCTGATACAATGCAGAGACCAGGTAGGACTGGTGGCCGCCATTTCCGGCGTGCTGGCTGCGGAACAATTGAATATCGTGTCGCTGCGCGAGCATGTAGACAAGCAGGCGAATCTTTTTTTCATGCGCGTGGTGGCAGAGCAGGAGCGGGAAGTGGAAGGACTGGAGCAGCAATTGCTGAGAGTGCTTCCGTCAGATGCTGTAGTAAAAGTGAATCCCCAGCCCGAAAAGAAGATCGTGGTGCTGGTAACGAAGGAATACCATTGCCTGGCAGATATCCTGATCCGTGATTATTTTCAGTCGTTAGGTGCGCAGGTGCAGGCCGTGATCGGACATTACGATACACTGGAGGATATCTGCCGCCGTTTCGATATCCCTTATCATAAGATCGAGGCGCCTTCTTCTGCGCGGGTGCTCTTTGAACAGCAGCTGGAAGATCTCGTTGAGCAATATGCGCCGGATTATATTGTGCTGGCCAAATTCATGCGGATCTTATCGCCGGAGTTCGTAGCAAAATATCCGATGCGCATCATCAATATCCATCATTCCTTCTTACCTGCATTTGCCGGAGCGCATCCCTACAAGCAGGCATTTGAGCGGGGCGTGAAGCTGATCGGCGCAACAGCTCATTTTGTAACTGATCAGTTGGATGAAGGACCGATCGTATCACAGCAGATCATTCCCGTGAATCATTCCGCCACTACAGCTGATATGGTGAAGGCAGGGAAAGAGATCGAGACTGCAGTGCTGGCGCGGGGCTTGAGACTGGTGCTGGAAGACAGGGTATTTGTATATGGAAATAAAACCGTGGTATTCGATTAA
- a CDS encoding NmrA family NAD(P)-binding protein: MKIVLTGSLGNIGRPLTENLVKNGFDVTVISSNPERQQTIESIGAKAAIGSIYDAGFLTEAFKGAGIVYLMETMEAAGDMFDPELDFVSSIVRVGENYKEAIEASGVKQVIHLSSIGAHMEKGNGILVFHYLVEQLLRQLPDDITIKFMRPVGFYINLFSFVNSIKEKRAIFSNYGGNKKEPWVSPLDIADVIAEEAGKPFSGRTVRYIASDEVSPDMIAKALGEAIGMPELQWKVIPDEELLKSWINIGFNVQVAKGFIEMQAAQRSGVLYEDYYRNQPVLGKVKLADFAKEFANVYSGSH, from the coding sequence ATGAAAATCGTATTGACAGGTTCCCTGGGAAATATCGGCAGGCCCCTTACAGAAAATTTAGTGAAAAATGGATTCGATGTAACTGTGATCAGCAGTAATCCTGAACGACAGCAAACCATTGAATCAATAGGCGCCAAAGCAGCCATCGGCAGTATCTATGATGCTGGCTTTTTGACTGAAGCGTTCAAAGGTGCAGGTATCGTTTATCTGATGGAAACGATGGAAGCTGCCGGGGATATGTTCGATCCGGAACTGGATTTCGTTTCTTCCATTGTTCGCGTTGGCGAAAACTACAAAGAGGCAATTGAAGCATCCGGTGTGAAGCAGGTGATCCACCTGAGCAGTATCGGGGCACATATGGAGAAAGGGAACGGCATTCTCGTTTTCCATTATCTGGTGGAACAGCTCTTGCGTCAGCTTCCTGATGATATAACTATCAAGTTCATGCGCCCTGTAGGGTTTTATATCAACCTGTTCTCCTTTGTGAATTCGATCAAGGAGAAGCGAGCCATCTTTTCAAATTATGGCGGTAACAAAAAAGAGCCCTGGGTATCGCCACTGGATATTGCTGATGTGATCGCAGAAGAAGCAGGGAAACCTTTCTCAGGCAGAACGGTTAGGTATATCGCGAGTGATGAAGTGAGTCCTGATATGATCGCCAAAGCGCTGGGAGAAGCTATTGGAATGCCAGAGCTGCAGTGGAAGGTGATCCCTGATGAAGAGCTGCTGAAGAGTTGGATCAATATCGGCTTCAATGTGCAGGTGGCAAAAGGCTTCATTGAAATGCAGGCTGCCCAGCGCAGCGGGGTGTTGTATGAAGATTATTACCGCAATCAACCCGTATTGGGGAAGGTGAAGCTGGCTGATTTCGCCAAAGAGTTTGCAAACGTATATTCAGGCTCGCATTGA
- a CDS encoding helix-turn-helix domain-containing protein: MANLQTKRIKTITGFHQLRGLPKPEHPLISIVDYSSIKRSADISEVNWVLDFYMISVKKGLQAKIKYGQQEYDFDEGVMFFMAPNQVFRIEVEPVQTSKRSGWMLLIHPDFLWNSALAKHIGQFEFFDYAVNEALFLSDKEEKTLNGVLQHIKEEYHSNIDRFSQNIIVSHLEVLLNYSERYYNRQFITRKIANHTILTRMEAVLNDWFGKEDLLTKGLPTVQDLSAALNVSPKYLSSLLKVLTGQTAQQHIHDKLIGKAKEKLSTTDLSVSEIAYELGFEHPQSFSKFFKLKTKLSPQEFRKSFHSN, from the coding sequence ATGGCAAACCTGCAAACAAAAAGGATCAAAACCATCACCGGGTTCCATCAGCTCAGGGGATTGCCAAAACCTGAACATCCATTGATCAGTATCGTGGATTACAGTTCCATCAAACGAAGTGCCGATATAAGTGAAGTGAATTGGGTGTTGGATTTTTATATGATCTCGGTGAAGAAGGGATTGCAGGCCAAAATTAAATACGGCCAGCAGGAATACGATTTTGATGAAGGCGTGATGTTCTTCATGGCTCCCAACCAGGTCTTCAGGATCGAAGTTGAACCGGTGCAAACAAGTAAGCGTTCCGGGTGGATGTTGCTCATCCATCCGGATTTCTTATGGAACAGTGCATTGGCAAAGCATATCGGGCAGTTTGAGTTTTTCGATTACGCGGTGAATGAGGCTTTGTTCCTTTCCGATAAAGAAGAAAAGACCTTGAATGGTGTATTGCAGCATATAAAAGAGGAATATCATTCCAATATCGATAGGTTCAGCCAAAACATCATTGTCTCTCACCTGGAAGTGCTGTTGAATTATTCGGAGCGTTATTATAACCGGCAATTCATCACGAGAAAGATCGCAAACCATACTATTTTGACGCGGATGGAAGCTGTGCTGAACGATTGGTTTGGAAAAGAAGATCTGTTGACGAAAGGTTTGCCAACTGTTCAGGATCTCTCGGCTGCTCTGAATGTGTCGCCTAAATATTTAAGCAGTTTGTTGAAAGTGTTGACCGGTCAAACGGCGCAGCAGCATATTCACGACAAGCTGATCGGCAAAGCGAAAGAGAAATTATCTACTACAGATCTGTCGGTAAGTGAGATCGCGTATGAGCTTGGATTTGAACATCCTCAATCCTTCAGCAAGTTTTTTAAATTGAAAACTAAATTGTCGCCGCAGGAATTCAGGAAATCCTTTCACTCAAACTGA
- a CDS encoding dihydrofolate reductase family protein has protein sequence MRNLIYAINLTLDGCCDHTKGMADEEIHNYFTELMDETDLFVYGRKTYELMVPFWPDMAKSLSGPTKAMNDFAVKFDAVDKLVFSKTLTNVTDSKSRVVGTDIKEEILKLKQQPGKAMMTGGVSIPTQLIELGLVDEFIFVIQPVVAGEGRRLLDHAKLQEQLQLKPVGSKLFRSGGVALRYLK, from the coding sequence ATGAGAAATCTGATTTACGCAATCAACCTGACTTTAGATGGATGCTGCGATCACACTAAAGGGATGGCGGATGAAGAGATTCATAACTATTTCACTGAGCTCATGGATGAGACAGATCTGTTTGTGTATGGCCGCAAGACCTATGAATTGATGGTTCCTTTCTGGCCGGATATGGCAAAGAGTCTGTCTGGTCCAACAAAAGCCATGAACGATTTTGCGGTGAAATTTGATGCGGTGGACAAGCTGGTGTTTTCAAAAACATTAACCAATGTAACAGATAGTAAATCGAGGGTGGTTGGAACAGACATCAAAGAAGAAATACTGAAACTGAAACAACAACCAGGCAAGGCAATGATGACCGGCGGCGTTTCTATTCCTACTCAACTGATTGAACTGGGACTGGTGGATGAGTTTATTTTCGTGATACAGCCGGTTGTGGCAGGAGAGGGAAGGAGATTGCTGGATCATGCAAAACTACAGGAGCAATTACAGTTGAAACCGGTTGGGTCGAAGCTGTTCAGGAGTGGAGGTGTTGCGCTAAGGTATCTGAAGTAG